The stretch of DNA GTTCGAAGCTGCGATGGGGCTCGCCAGCCAGACCACCGGCGCCCCCAACACGCCGGACACCCGGTTCGACATCGCCTCGATCACCAAGCTGTTCACGAGCGTCGCCGTTCTGCAGCAGATCGAAGCGAAACAGCTCGACCTGGAGACCTCGATCCACTACTACGCCGACCTGGCCGGAACGACCATCGGCACCGACGTCACGCTGCTGCACCTGCTCACGCACACGAGCGGCATTGCCGACCTCGTCGACGAAGAAGCCGGTGAAAGCTACGCCGAGCTCTGGGCGAAGACACCCCTCTCCTCGATGAGAGAGACCGCAGATTTTCTTCCGCTCTTCGCACACAAAGAGCCGCTTGCCGGTCCGGGTGTCGAGAGCAACTATTCCGACGCCGGCTACATCCTGGCCGGCCTCGCCCTCGAACGCGCGGCCGGGCAGAGCTACCGTGCCTACATCGACAACGAGATTTTTGCGCACGCCGGCCTTGACGACACGGATTTCTTCGACCGAGCGGATGCCACACCTCGCCTGGCCGAGGGTTGGGACCAGGCGGACGACGGCTCGTGGATCTCGAACGCCGACAGCGCGCTGCCGATCGGCGCACCACACGAGGGTGCGCAGTCGACCGCATCCGATCTAATCAAGTTTCTGGATGCCCTCCGCGCCGGAGCACTGCTTAGCGCTGAGCTGACTGAGGAGTTCTTCTCCCCGCAGGTGGACTTGGACGACGGCACCCGGT from Leifsonia psychrotolerans encodes:
- a CDS encoding serine hydrolase; this encodes MDITGLNEFLADNDFSGVVLVRKGDETVFEAAMGLASQTTGAPNTPDTRFDIASITKLFTSVAVLQQIEAKQLDLETSIHYYADLAGTTIGTDVTLLHLLTHTSGIADLVDEEAGESYAELWAKTPLSSMRETADFLPLFAHKEPLAGPGVESNYSDAGYILAGLALERAAGQSYRAYIDNEIFAHAGLDDTDFFDRADATPRLAEGWDQADDGSWISNADSALPIGAPHEGAQSTASDLIKFLDALRAGALLSAELTEEFFSPQVDLDDGTRYGFGLEFDLDIDGSVRSYYADGVAPGASGILRHYYGAGLDVVVLSNSEEGAWDVIRELDERLDG